TTCAAATTCTTCAAAACGCAAGGGGCGATTATCAAAAGCGGAAGGAAGACGGAAACCATATTCCACCAGATTTTTTTTGCGCGTATAATCACCTCCGAACATACCATGCACTTGAGGAATAGTAACATGCGATTCATCAATGACAAAGAGAAAGTCCTCCGGGAAATAATCCAGTAAACAATTGGGTGGTTCACCCATTTTTGCGCCGGTTAAATGGCGGGTATAATTTTCAATTCCGCTGCAATAGCCCAATTCGCGTAACATTTCCAAATCAAAAGAAGTGCGTTGTTTCAAGCGTTCCGCTTCCAAATATTTTTGGTTTTGTAAAAACCAAGCGACGCGTTCGTTCATTTCTTGTTCGATACTGATTATTGCCTTGCGTAATTTTTCTTCACTCATTAAAAAATGGATTGCAGGATAAACATCGTAGTGATCAACTTCTCCGAGGGACTGACAGGAAATTGGATGGAGTTTTTCCAAACGGTATATTTCGTCTCCGAAAAATTCCACTCGTAAACAGTGTTCCAAATAGGCAGGGAAAATATCTATGATATCTCCCCGCACCCTGAAAGCGCCTCTTTCAAAAGCAATGTCATTTCGACTATAGTGAGCCGCAACTAATTTATGGATCAGTTCTTCCCGATCCATTTTCATTCCTACTGAAAGGGAGACCAAAGCTTCGCGATATTCTTCCGGAACGCCAAGACCATATATGCAAGAGACAGAAGAGACGATTATTACATCCCTTCTTTCCATTAAACTCATTGTTGCTCGCAGACGCAATTTTTCGATCTGTTCATTGATACTGCTATCTTTTTCTATGTAAATATCTTTGCCCGGGATGTATGCTTCGGGTTGATAATAATCGTAATAGCTGATAAAATATTCCACTGCATTTTCGGGAAAGAGCTGTTTCAATTCACCATAAAGTTGGGCAGCGAGGGTCTTATTATGCGACAAAACCAGAGTAGGTCTATTTATTTTTTCTATCACATTGGCAATGGTAAAGGTTTTTCCGCTTCCTGTTACGCCTAAAAGTACTTGCTGTTTTTTGCCTTGTTGGATGCCTTTTATAAGTGATGAAATTGCTTCTGGCTGATCTCCGGAAGGAGTGTAATCACTTACAAGTTTGAAATGCGGCATTATTTTGCTCCTTTTAGCCAATAAATTCTTCTTGACATTAGATGGCTAAATTTCCTAATAGTTTTACAAGGAAATTGATTTACTTGTTTTGTCCAGAAATTTTTAACTTGGAGATAATAAAATGCTTAATCAAGAGAACTTACAAATTAATTATGAGAATTTACTCAAATTGGGTTATGTAGTGGTGGATATCCGTTATAAGGATTACGATGTATGTTCAGATACCCCCAAACTGGTTATTGCCAGAGTCGATTCTGATCGGGATGATTTTTATCAAGATATGTTGAAACTTTATACCGGAGTAGAATTTAAGCCGAATGAAATGTATGAGATTTGGACTGATATCTTAATGCATAAAATCAGGATGAGCGTAGTATTAAATCGTGATATCGCCATCAAGGTTGCCGCACTCGATTACATCGAAACCGTTTATTCGGCAAAATGAAGGAAAAATCCCTTTTTTTAATCAAACCAAATGCTATTCGCAATAAGCACATAGGCCATATAATATCAATTCTGGAAGAAGAAAACTACGAGTTTTGCGCCATAAAAATATTTCGTTTTGACCGAAGTTTAGCGGAACGATTTTACGCAGAACACGAAGGCAAGGCATTTTATGAGCCGCTACTGAATTTTATGACCTCGGATAAAACGGTAGCCATAATTGTTCAAAAAGAAAATGCCGTTCAGGATTTGCGTGAGCTAATCGGAGATGTAGATCCGCAAAATAGAAAACCGGGAACTATCAGAGATCTTTATGCAGAAGGAATTACAGAAAATGCTGTTCACGCTTCGGACTCGATATTTAGCGCTGAAAGAGAGATAGGGATTATATTTGATCACGAATATAGGTAGGGAATCAAGGGCAGTAGGGCTAAAAAATAACCAAAGCACAAGACCAAACTAACTTCCATTTGGAACGATTCACACAGTGTGAAACATAACTCTTTATATGGCAATCTCTTTTGCTCGCTTCATATATCCTCCTTAATTAGCTGTGCTGCAGATAGGGTGGTAATGTTGGGCAAAAACCCAAGATAGAGCACCGCATTGCCACCATAGCTAATAGGCAAGAAAGAGAGATTGTTTTGGGGGAGAATACAGTCAGAGTATTTATATCGTCCCCAAAGTGTTTACTGGGATTGAAAAACTCGGTTGGCGGAAGGGCGATGAAATGTAGTTTTTGCGGAAAGAAGAGTTTAG
The window above is part of the Candidatus Cloacimonas sp. genome. Proteins encoded here:
- the uvrB gene encoding excinuclease ABC subunit UvrB, producing the protein MMPHFKLVSDYTPSGDQPEAISSLIKGIQQGKKQQVLLGVTGSGKTFTIANVIEKINRPTLVLSHNKTLAAQLYGELKQLFPENAVEYFISYYDYYQPEAYIPGKDIYIEKDSSINEQIEKLRLRATMSLMERRDVIIVSSVSCIYGLGVPEEYREALVSLSVGMKMDREELIHKLVAAHYSRNDIAFERGAFRVRGDIIDIFPAYLEHCLRVEFFGDEIYRLEKLHPISCQSLGEVDHYDVYPAIHFLMSEEKLRKAIISIEQEMNERVAWFLQNQKYLEAERLKQRTSFDLEMLRELGYCSGIENYTRHLTGAKMGEPPNCLLDYFPEDFLFVIDESHVTIPQVHGMFGGDYTRKKNLVEYGFRLPSAFDNRPLRFEEFEKYMHNVIFVSATPADYELGLTKGEIVEQVIRPTGLLDPEIEIKPVKHQVDDLIGQINERIAKKQKILVMALTKKMSEDLSIYLNNAGIKAKYMHSDIDSIGRAKIIRDFRLGEFDVIVGVNLLREGLDLPEVSLVAILDADKTGFLRSTRSLIQISGRAARNVDGKVIFYADEITDAIKQTVTETNRRRAKQLAYNKEHNITPQTIYKTIEQIMQSTAIAEGYDKVDKQTASEKPSAKEFLEYLELDNKEKITELLTKEMNKAAANLEFERAAELRDKLWELKQNI
- a CDS encoding nucleoside-diphosphate kinase, which translates into the protein MKEKSLFLIKPNAIRNKHIGHIISILEEENYEFCAIKIFRFDRSLAERFYAEHEGKAFYEPLLNFMTSDKTVAIIVQKENAVQDLRELIGDVDPQNRKPGTIRDLYAEGITENAVHASDSIFSAEREIGIIFDHEYR